From Desulfurobacterium indicum:
TTGAGCTTTTATACCAAAGATATTTTCGCCTGCAGAACCGATGTATATGTATCCTTTACTTTTGAGACAGAAAGGATCTATTAGCCAGCAAGGTTTCCCGTTTATGGTGGGATAGGGTTTTTTCTTTATATTTGGTGTAATGACATACACGAAAAGGCGTCCTTTTTTATCGACAAACATTGAACGTACGAGAAAGTTAATCTTAGGATGATCTGTTGCTTTGAAAGAGAAGTCTTTTATTGAAAGTTTATATGCACCAAGGGGCGTTCGGATACTTTTCCTGATTTCGGTTCCATTGACAGAGATGCCGTACATTAGTGCAAGTTTTTCAACAGCGTCTCGGACAGCGTAAAGGTATTCATCAAAAAAGTTGCTGGATATATTTGAAATTCCAACTGCTCCGGCATAACCTTCTATCTCGTAATTACAGAGCCATTTAGGTTTGCATTTTTGAAGACTTGGATTTTTACAGTCTTTGTAGTATTTAAAAGGTGGAGTCGGTTTTTTTAGTCCCGCAAAGGCAGCATATATTTCACCTGCTACAAATCTATCGTTTTTGTATTTGTAGGTTAGAAATGTAACTTTTTTGTTTTTTAATTTAACTGGTTTTTTATTTTTGAGTGATTTAATTGCAGTTTTACAGTTAATGTTGAGAGTTGTGCATAAACTTTGTAGAGCTCTTTTTTTAGCAAGTTGGAAAGCCTTTTTCTCTGTTATACATGGGTTTGAAAATCCAACGGAACCAGGAAAATGAGGCCTCCCCGGTTCGAAGAACCAAGGAGGCGTAACTTTAACTACTTTTTTATTGCCGCATCCGTATGATAGCAACGTTAGTCCTATTGTTATCAGGAGAGCCGCTTTTCGCATTAGTATCCTTTAATCTCTTTCTCAAGTTCCTGCTGAGCTTTGTATGCTTTAAATTCCTGGTACAGAATGTCTTCGTCTCTTGGTGACATCTCCATCTTTTGCGCCATTTTTTTGATCATATTCTTGACTACAGCTGGTTGAAGAGCTACTACAGAACATACAACATATCTACCGTCATCCGCACGGAACGTTTTTGTGTTTATCGGTCTGCTTCCTCTAAGGTATTGCTTGGCAACCTGCTTGGCGACTTCCTCAAAGGTGCTTCCCATATATCTCTTTTTACCGGCAACGGTTCTGCTCTTGTACCTTTTAACCATTGTCATAACTTTTACTTCAAGAATTCTTGCAAGTTCACTTCTTGCATCGGCAACAGCTTCTTCTCTTGCTATTTGAGCTTCTTCGAGATCATTGGCAAATACACACTTACACGCAGCTACACCACCTTCCATGTTTGCATACTTGTTACAAAAATCATCCCATGGTGTGCTTACAACGGCTGTTGTTTTTGGTGCAGGTTTTTTACCACAACCGCCAGCCATTACGGCTGCGCCTATAAGAGTTGCTACTAAGAGTTTTTTTACTTTCATCCTTTCCTCCCCTAAGGTTTTTTAGAAGTGTTTGTAAAATTTGATTCTGTTATAAACTTTTTTCACATAATTTCTCGTTTCTTTCATTGGAGCGCGTGTTACTAAAGTTTCGTAAACTTCTTCGGGTGTCATTGAATTTATCTTTTTTCTTGCTAAATATAGTTTGGTTGTGCCGGTAAAAGCCCTGGCTACACCTCCCGGACCTCCATTGTATGCGGCAATTGTGCAGAGTAATCTGCTTTCAGGGTTTTTGATGCCGGAGAAGTATTTGTAGTACAACAGGTAAAGGTAACCTGTTCCTATATTGATGTTGTTTTTCTTGTTAAAAAGGTATGAAGGTGTTAGCAACAGTGGTTTTCCAAATAGATTTTTTGTTACATCTTTTCCAGCTGTTTGGGGTACTATTTGCATTAAACCATATGCAGGAATGTATGAAACTGCCATTGGATTAAAGCTACTTTCTGTATGGATAATTGCGAATATCAATGGATATTCTACGTTATACTTTTGGGAGATTGCAGTAACAAGAGGTTTGTATTCTTTTGCTTTTATGTAAAGTTTGCTTTTCGGAAATTTAAAAATTAAGGAATATTTAACTCCCCCTTTTTCTCTTGATTTTGTTATTTTTGCCTTTTTAATAATTCTCTCAGCAGTTTCCACGGCCTCTTTATGTGTTATATTTTTTTTCCTGTTAGTACATCTCCGATAATACTTTCGTTATTTAGTCGGTTTACGGCGATAGCTCCCGATGTTGCCAATCTTAGTCTTTTGTCTGTATTTTTTAAAACGGGATTTTTTATGAAAGCTTCTTTTGTTTTTTCTGTTATTAAATTGGCGAGGTTTTTAATTAAAGCTTTTTTGTAGTTTTTAGGTTTAATTACTTCTACTTTTATGGTTCCGTTATTAAAATCTACCATTTTCCTCGATTTGTAATCTTTACTATATTCTACAAATACTTTTTCTGAAGGTACTATAGGGTTTTTCCATTCTTTTTCTATCTGCTTTTTATATGCTTCAAATTCTTCTTCCATTATTTTCTTATATGCTTCAAACTCTTCATTTATTGTCTTTTTATACTTTTTGAAACCTTGGTTATAGTTTTGGAATTCTCTATAATTGTTTTGGTAGTAAGAATTAAAATCCTCTGAATGTAAAATGGACGGATTAAAGAGAATGCATAGACTTATTATGGGTATCAAAATAGTCTTTTTCTTCAAGTTATCCTCCTGAAATTTTGAACCCCCTTATATTTCTAATTATATTCCTATTTTCTAATTATAGCAAGCACATACTGTTTTTTTAGTTTATTTTAAAGTCTCTTTATGTATTTGTAGATATACGATGAAAATTGATTTATATAAGCCTTTTTGTCAAATATTTTTACAATTATGGCTCTCAAATTATGAATTATAGATATTGAAAACATATAATATTGCATGACAAACTGTCATTATAGTCTATACTGATATAACTAAAAAAATAAAATCACTCTATTTAATATTGAATTTTAATGCTTCATATTGTGACTGTTGTTTGAGAAATAAAGTATTTCAATGCTTTCCATTGTTATTTCTTTACGTAAATTTTTCCTTCTCCCTTTTCTGTTATTTCTCCGATTTTGTAAAAAAGTGTATTCTTTTCTTTGAATACGTTTTCTATTTCAGATGTTTTATTTTGTGGGACGGAAATTAAAAGTCCTCCGGATGTCTGAGGGTCAAATAACAGAAGCTGTAGTTCTTCTTTGATGTTATTGTCAAATATTACGTTACTTCCAACGTAGTCAATATTTTCGTAAGTTGCGGCCGGGAAAAGCCCCATTTCTGCAAACTCTATTGATTGAGGAAGGAATTCAAAAGAATTTATGTTTATAGTAACGTTTACTTTTGAGTATTTCACCATTTCATATAGATGACCTAAAAGCCCAAATCCTGTTATATCTGTACAGGCATTGACGCCTATCTCTTTCATAACTTCTGCAGCGTCTTTGTTAAGTGTTGTCATGATTTTTGAAGCTTCTTCTACTGTTTTTTCATCAGCCATGTCAGCTTTTATAGCCGTTGTTATGACTCCTATTCCTAAAGGTTTTGTGTAATAGAGAATATCACCGGGTTTTGCGGTAGAGTTTCTAATAATTTTTTCAGGATGAACTATGCCTGTTACGGCAAGTCCGTATTTTGTTTCAAGATCGTCAACTGTGTGACCGCCTATGAGAGAAACGCCAGCCTCTTTTAGTTTATCAGCACCGCCCTGAAGGATTTTAGGCAAGTAGGATTCGGGAACATTGCATGAGGCGAACATCATCAGATTTATGGCAGTAATGGGAGTGCCCCCCATGGCGTATATATCTGACAGAGCGTTTGCAACGGCTATCTGACCGTATATGTACGGGTCATCAACGACAGGCGTTATGAAGTCAGCAGTTTGAATCAACGCAGTGGTCTCGTTTAACAAATAGACACCTGCGTCCTCTGCCGTTTCAAGCCCTATCAGGACGTTTTTATCCTTATATAAGCTGAGGTTTTTTAAAACCTTTTCAAGCCCGACCGGGCTTAACTTTGCACCTCAGCCAGAAGCTCTTACCGTTGTTGTCAACTTAAATTTGTCTGCCATCTTTGCTCCGTCAGTTTTTGTGGAAATTTGGTTAAATTTTAGCGTTTTTTATAATTTTTTGACAATCATAACAATAAGCCTTCCCGCCGAATAAATTTTTGTGATTCCAGCAGTAGGTTGCTTCTTTTTCGGAAATGCCTTTTTGCATCTGGCACAGAGATATTTTTCTTTTGTCCTTTCTTGATTCCAAAATAGGATAACCAGTCAATTTTAATGGGTTTATGTAGAATGAGGATTTTTTTACCAAAATTTATAAGTTGTTCGTAGGATGCAAATTTGCCGATTGTGGAAAAAGTGCCGGTGATAGATTTTATATTGCTTTCTTCTTCAATGAATTTCATTATCATATCTGCTTTTATTATATTACTTGTGTTAAATTTTGAAGGTCTTTTTACTATTGTATTAGGGGATACCATATTTACATTCATTTAAGAATCTGGCTTTATTCGAATAAATTTGCGAGGGTACATGTCTTTATTGGTTAATATCTTGTCTAAAAGATGGATATGCCTTTTATTTTGTTCTATAGGAGATGGGATTCCGATTTTGCTATTTTTGTATTTCAGTGTGAATTCGCTATAATCATTTATTTCCATATACTGAGCATAGAAATTTTTAGTTTCTATAGCATACATATCGTAAAGTCTATTGATTAAAAGATGATCTATTTGTGCGATTTGACCTTTGAATTCTATTCTTAAATCATGAATGACAACCCAATTTTTTGAATCCTTTAAATAATAATCTATGTAGTACGCTGCTGTTTTTTTCTCCTTGAATTCCTTTTTGGATGTTGTTGATCATAATATTTATAAGTGTTTTTTGACTTTGTGAAAGTTTGTATGATTTTAATATACTGTTTAGTTCTTCTATTGCTTCAGTATTCGGTTGCCATTTTTTTAATAACATCTTTACTCCCTGTGGTAAGGTGTTCCTTTTATAATTTGAAATCCACGGTATATTTGTTCAAGTAGGACAATTCTTGCGATGTCATGCTGAAGCGTTAGTTTTGATAGGGATAGTAACGTGTCGGATTCTTTTTTGACATTTTCTGAGAGGCCGTCAGCACCTCCGATTACAAAAGAAATGTGCCGAGACTTTTGTAACAGTTTTGCAAACTCTTTTGAGGTTAGTTCCTTTCCCCTTTCGTCAAGGGCTATGGTAAAACCTTTTGTTTTTGAAAGCAACAGCTTTCCTTCGTCTTCTTTTGTTTTCTGTTTCTTGACTTCCACAATTTCGATGTCTGTTAGTTTTTTCAGTCTATTGATGTAGTGTTCTTGAGCTTCTTTTAAATGGGGTGCTATCTTTCCAACGGCAATAACTTTTATCATTTTAAAAGCTCTACCGGTTCTATGCGTGGTGCATCTATCCATAGATTTTCAAGTCCATATAGTTCTCTTGTTTCAGGGCGGAATATGTGGATTATTATGTCGCCGTAGTCTATGAGTATCCAGTTACCGAGATCGTAACCTTCTACACTTAGGGGAATAGTTCCTTTTTCTTTTAGTCTTTTTGTTATTTCGTCTGCAATGGTTCTTCCGTGTATATCAGAAGATGATGAGATAATGAGAAAGAAATCGGCAAGGGCGCTTAATTTTCTAAGGTCAAGTATTACAGGCTCTTCAGCTTTTTTGTCAGAAGCTGCTTGAAGTGCTGTTTTAAGTTTTTCAATTGTAGCCAAGTTTACCTCCAAAAAGTTTTTA
This genomic window contains:
- a CDS encoding murein transglycosylase domain-containing protein, producing MKKKTILIPIISLCILFNPSILHSEDFNSYYQNNYREFQNYNQGFKKYKKTINEEFEAYKKIMEEEFEAYKKQIEKEWKNPIVPSEKVFVEYSKDYKSRKMVDFNNGTIKVEVIKPKNYKKALIKNLANLITEKTKEAFIKNPVLKNTDKRLRLATSGAIAVNRLNNESIIGDVLTGKKI
- a CDS encoding transglycosylase SLT domain-containing protein, giving the protein METAERIIKKAKITKSREKGGVKYSLIFKFPKSKLYIKAKEYKPLVTAISQKYNVEYPLIFAIIHTESSFNPMAVSYIPAYGLMQIVPQTAGKDVTKNLFGKPLLLTPSYLFNKKNNINIGTGYLYLLYYKYFSGIKNPESRLLCTIAAYNGGPGGVARAFTGTTKLYLARKKINSMTPEEVYETLVTRAPMKETRNYVKKVYNRIKFYKHF
- a CDS encoding nuclease-related domain-containing protein, which gives rise to MDYYLKDSKNWVVIHDLRIEFKGQIAQIDHLLINRLYDMYAIETKNFYAQYMEINDYSEFTLKYKNSKIGIPSPIEQNKRHIHLLDKILTNKDMYPRKFIRIKPDS
- the rsfS gene encoding ribosome silencing factor; this translates as MATIEKLKTALQAASDKKAEEPVILDLRKLSALADFFLIISSSSDIHGRTIADEITKRLKEKGTIPLSVEGYDLGNWILIDYGDIIIHIFRPETRELYGLENLWIDAPRIEPVELLK
- a CDS encoding LPP20 family lipoprotein, giving the protein MKVKKLLVATLIGAAVMAGGCGKKPAPKTTAVVSTPWDDFCNKYANMEGGVAACKCVFANDLEEAQIAREEAVADARSELARILEVKVMTMVKRYKSRTVAGKKRYMGSTFEEVAKQVAKQYLRGSRPINTKTFRADDGRYVVCSVVALQPAVVKNMIKKMAQKMEMSPRDEDILYQEFKAYKAQQELEKEIKGY
- the selD gene encoding selenide, water dikinase SelD, with the translated sequence MADKFKLTTTVRASGUGAKLSPVGLEKVLKNLSLYKDKNVLIGLETAEDAGVYLLNETTALIQTADFITPVVDDPYIYGQIAVANALSDIYAMGGTPITAINLMMFASCNVPESYLPKILQGGADKLKEAGVSLIGGHTVDDLETKYGLAVTGIVHPEKIIRNSTAKPGDILYYTKPLGIGVITTAIKADMADEKTVEEASKIMTTLNKDAAEVMKEIGVNACTDITGFGLLGHLYEMVKYSKVNVTININSFEFLPQSIEFAEMGLFPAATYENIDYVGSNVIFDNNIKEELQLLLFDPQTSGGLLISVPQNKTSEIENVFKEKNTLFYKIGEITEKGEGKIYVKK
- a CDS encoding 23S rRNA (pseudouridine(1915)-N(3))-methyltransferase RlmH — its product is MIKVIAVGKIAPHLKEAQEHYINRLKKLTDIEIVEVKKQKTKEDEGKLLLSKTKGFTIALDERGKELTSKEFAKLLQKSRHISFVIGGADGLSENVKKESDTLLSLSKLTLQHDIARIVLLEQIYRGFQIIKGTPYHRE